GAACGTAAGTTCTGAACTTCCTTAGAATTCATCTTGAGAATATCCTTCCCCTTATAAAATATCTCACCCTCAGGAATTTTAAAATCTCCTGGTGGAAGAATTCTGAGTATTGATTTCATAGTGGTAGTTTTACCACAACCTGCTTCACCTACAAGACCAACTCGTTCACCTTCTTTTACTACCAAATTAACACCATTTAGTACTTTGAAATAGCCACCAAATACTTTATACCAGACAAAAAGATTTTTAATATCTAGTAATATTCTTTTATCCATTAATATTCCTTTCTTCTTAATGTCTCACAGTTATTAACGGGAAGATTGTAACATATCTCGAACTCCATCACCAAATAGATTAAAACCTAATATTGTTATTACTATGGCTAATGCAGGGAAAATACACATCCACCAGAGTTCTGGTAAATATCTAGCACCATCTGACACCATCTGCCCTAAAGCTGGTGTAGGAGGTTGTTCTCCTAAGCCTACAAAACTGAGTGAAGCACTAATGATAAGAACCCATCCAACATCTAATGCCATTTTAGTAAAAACTGGAGAAAGACAATTTGGTAAAATCTCACGGAAAAGAATATAACTACTACTAGCACCATTCAATTGTGCAGCAACAACAAAATATTCATTTCTTATAGAAGAAGCCATACCATAAACCATCCTGGTATACCAAGGCCACCACATTACTGTTACAGCAATCATGGCATTCATCATATTTGGTTTGAGAACTGCAGCAATAGCTAAAGCAAGAACAAGAGATGGAACAGAGAGAAATATATCTGAAATACGCATGATAATAGTATCAATAATTGTCCTGTAATAAAAACCTGCTATTAGACCAAGAATGGTCCCAATAGGCACAGCAATTGCTAATACTACAATGGACATTAATAAAGCTCCTCGTAAGGCAAATACAATTCTGCTAAAAATATCTCTTCCAATAGGATCAGTTCCAAGCCAATATGTTGCACTTGGAGGTTGCCCTGCATTTTTAAAGTCAACAAATGAGCTTGCATGCTGTGGGTAAGGAGTCATATATGGAGCGAAAATAGCTAATAAAATGACTAGAACGACAATAGATAAACCTAAAACAGAAAGTTTATTTCGAGAAAAATAGTACCAATTCCGACAAATGTTATTCCAAAATCTACCCCATTTGCTAGGTTTTAGAATATTTTCTTGTTTAGTTTTCATTTCTACCTTTTTATGTTCCATTTTCTCCCTCCCTGATGCCACGTAAACGAATACTTGGATCTAAAAAAGACACAATAATATCTACAATGATACTAGTCAACACAAATACTAATCCTATTATTAATACTGTACCAGAGATGGCATTCAAATCCTTATAAAGCATAGCATTAATACCATAACGTGAAATCCCAGGCCAGTTAAATATCAATTCAACCAAAAATGCATTTCCAATTGTTGCTGCAATATCCATTCCCATTACAGAAACAGTGGGAATTAATGAAGGTCTAAGTAAATATTTAAACATAATTATTTTTTCAGAAAAACCATATCCTCTTTCTGCTGAAATGTAGTCTTTATTCATATTATCTACCATGCTGGAACGAGTAATGCGAGCTTCTTGAAAGGCAGGTCCTAATGCTAAAGCGAATGCAGGTAGAATCAAATGCTTAAATGCATCCCAAGCTATATTTAACTTTCCTGCAATGAGGGCATCAAGGACCATAAATCCAGTAACTCTTGGAATGCTTAGTTGCGAACTTAATCGTCCAAGTACGGGCAAGATTGGCCAAGCATACCCAAAAATAAGAATAAAAAATACTGCTAAAACAAAAGCTGGAATAGAAACACCAACATAAGCAAAAATACGAATTAGGCTATCAATCCATTTATCTTTATTTCTAGCAGCTATTGCACCAAGAAGAATGGCAAGAAATACCATAATAATTGCAGTAAAAAAAACTAACTCTAAAGTTGCAGGAAGATACTCCCTTATATCAACAACTACTGACCTTCTGGTAACTAATGATCTGCCAAAGTCCCCTTTCATAACATTAGTTAGCCAAATCCAATATTGCACTGGTAATGATTTATCTAAATATAATTCTTGACGCAGCTGTTCAACTACTTCTACAGGTGCCCTTGGTCCTAAAGCTAAGCGAGCTGGATCTCCAGGTATTACCCGAGATATAGTAAAAATAAGTATTGATAAACCAATAATAACAAATATTCCCAACAACAGACGTCGAAGAATGAATTGTCCAAGTTTCACTTGTTTTCCTCCCTCTGGTTATCAGTTAAAAATGAAATTACATCGTTTACTAAGTTATCTAAATTTGTCATAAAAGAGTCTTCTCCTTCAGTGATGCTATTCTTAGTAATTTCGATGTGCTTAAGAAAATCTTTAGTTTTAATTGGCGAATTGATATTCCCACAACTTAATATATTTAATAATCTTCTTGCGATTTCTAGCATACGCAAAGGACCATATGATTTTGGTTCATCTATAAGATTACGAGAACTAACTATTATGTAGTAAATTAACTCAAAAAGAGGTTTATAAATCTCTTGGGACAAGATATCATTATTTTTTGTACTCATTAAACCAAATAATCTCCTTATTTCTTGATGGAGCTTTTTCGGGAATATATTCTGGATATCCGATTGAAATTAAAAAAATAGGAATTATTGACTGGGGTAAATTAAGTATTTTTTGCACAGCTTGGCTATGGAATGAAGCTACCACGCAAGTCCCCAAACCCATGCTATAGGCATAAAGGATAATGTTCTGAGAAGACATGGAGGCATCAGCAATTGCTAAAAATTTGGGACCTTGTAGCCCACCTTTAAGCTGAGCCTCATTTGAATCTTGACAAACTACAATCAAGGCAGGGGGATTGCCTGATAAGCCTGGACTTACTAATCCTATTTTATGTAATAATATATCATCGTTAATTACAATATATCTCAGTATCTGGTTATTTCCAGCAGAAGGTGCCCATATTGCAGCCTTAATAATTATATTCGTTAGCGTCTCCGTATCTATTGGACCTTGTTTAAATGCCCTTATACTTCGTCGTCCTTGTATTGCTTCTAATATATTCATATTCATCATGTCTATTCTTTTAATCCTTACAAAAATAATTGAATATATAATGTAGAATCTGAACCACAGTTTTCATATCTGAAATAGCAATCTTTTCAGATGTCGAATGTTCATTTTGAACTCCATTGCCTAAAGGAATTGTTTCTATACCTTTTTCATTGTAAATTGCCGATTCTAATCCTCCAGTAATAACAACAGTTTGGGCATTAATTCCCACACTTTCTAAAGCCTTTTGAGCAATTTTTACCATTGAACTATCTTCGGGAATACGATGAGCTGTATATGCTAAATTTAAATTCACCTCTGCTTTTGCTCCCATTGTCCTGGCAGATATCTCAAATACTTCTTTCATAATTTGACTAACTGAAAGGCACTTCTCATGATTCAAACTACGTGTCTCTGCTTTAACAACTACATTTTCGGGAACACCATTACGAATAATACCGCCTTGAATAATACCGATGTTTGAGGTTGTTTCTGAATCTATACGTCCATCTTTAACAATTGCAATAGCTTTAGCTGCTGCTTGAATAGCAGAGATTCCTTTTTCAGGTTCCATACCAGCATGTGCAGATTTACCAATAATTTCTATATCTATAAACATATGAGAAGGTCCACCAACAACTATCTTATCTAGTACATCCATATCCAAGAGAAATCCCTGTTTAGCAGTAATCAAGTTAAAATTTAAGTTTTTTGCTCCTCCAAAGCCAACTTCTTCTTCTCTGGTGATTACCACTTCTAAAGGTGGGTAATTATTTGCAGATTGTACTGCTTCAATAAATTCTGCTATCCCGGCTTTGCAATCTGCTCCAAGAATTGTGTCTCCACCAGAGACTACAAAACCATCTAAAACATTAGGTTTAATTCCCTTGCCAGGTTTTACAGTGTCTGCATGCATAGCAAATAATAATGGTGAAACATTGCCTCTAGCACAGGAGCGACCAGGTATTTTGGCAATAAGATTTCCATAATCATCAATTTGGCAATTTGCGTTCAAATCATTAGTAAATTTTACATAAAGAGATTGTATAAAATCTTGTTCTTCGCCAGATTCACTAGAAATCTGTACCATTTCACAAAAATTATGAACCATCCTATCGACTTGAATCATATATAAACTCCTCTTCTATTTTGTAAGAGTAAGGAGGTTTTCGCTTCCTTACTCTTACAAAAAGAAAATTATACTCTATTTAATATTAAGTTTACTTAATAAATAAATCTCATATCTTTAAACAGCATACGTAAACCAGGCATAAGATTGATTTTCTCACCCGTTTCTGTTGCATTAGCAGCAGGCCACATTAAATATTCAGCTTGGTATGCATGACGTTGAGGCATCTCAACTGCAATTATGTCTAAAGCTAGATCTAATATTTTTCTAATTATACCCTGATATTTTTGATGTCGTTCACTGTCATCAAGAGTTGCAATAGCATCCTCTATCAAGTAATCAATCTCTGCTTGGGTAGCATCATCTAACCAGTGCATATTAAACCAGGTTCCACGAGAACTAGAGTGATAGACTTGATATAAAATTGATCCGGCTTCGGGGTAAGCAATAGAAGATTGTATAACTGGAAAGATATGAGGACTTGTATCAGGATTTGCAGCTGCATCTACAAATACGGTCCAACTACTCTTTACAATATTTACCTTAATACCAATTTCCTGGCAGTTGTTCTGGAACAACAAAGCAATCTTTTCTTGATCAGGAACTACTGAATTCCACCAAAATTCAATTGGGTATTGATCCAATTGTGTTGCATATTTAGATTTTGCTAACTCTGCTTTAGCTTTATCTAAATCTTTTTCAAGTAAAGGTAGTGTTTCGTCACCGCCCGGAATAACTGGACTTATCATGGCTCTTGCACGCTCTGAAGTGGGTAGAATTTGCTCCTGGCAAACTGCATAGTCAAAAATATAGACAGCAGCTCGACGAAAATGAACATCATCAAATGGTGGTTTGGAAGTGTTAAACATCAAGCCTAAAGGAGCCCCAGTCCTTAAATCAGCAACTTTTACTCCAGGCAATTT
The genomic region above belongs to Atribacterota bacterium and contains:
- a CDS encoding ABC transporter permease codes for the protein MEHKKVEMKTKQENILKPSKWGRFWNNICRNWYYFSRNKLSVLGLSIVVLVILLAIFAPYMTPYPQHASSFVDFKNAGQPPSATYWLGTDPIGRDIFSRIVFALRGALLMSIVVLAIAVPIGTILGLIAGFYYRTIIDTIIMRISDIFLSVPSLVLALAIAAVLKPNMMNAMIAVTVMWWPWYTRMVYGMASSIRNEYFVVAAQLNGASSSYILFREILPNCLSPVFTKMALDVGWVLIISASLSFVGLGEQPPTPALGQMVSDGARYLPELWWMCIFPALAIVITILGFNLFGDGVRDMLQSSR
- a CDS encoding ABC transporter permease, whose translation is MKLGQFILRRLLLGIFVIIGLSILIFTISRVIPGDPARLALGPRAPVEVVEQLRQELYLDKSLPVQYWIWLTNVMKGDFGRSLVTRRSVVVDIREYLPATLELVFFTAIIMVFLAILLGAIAARNKDKWIDSLIRIFAYVGVSIPAFVLAVFFILIFGYAWPILPVLGRLSSQLSIPRVTGFMVLDALIAGKLNIAWDAFKHLILPAFALALGPAFQEARITRSSMVDNMNKDYISAERGYGFSEKIIMFKYLLRPSLIPTVSVMGMDIAATIGNAFLVELIFNWPGISRYGINAMLYKDLNAISGTVLIIGLVFVLTSIIVDIIVSFLDPSIRLRGIREGENGT
- a CDS encoding DUF6092 family protein, translated to MSTKNNDILSQEIYKPLFELIYYIIVSSRNLIDEPKSYGPLRMLEIARRLLNILSCGNINSPIKTKDFLKHIEITKNSITEGEDSFMTNLDNLVNDVISFLTDNQREENK
- a CDS encoding nitroreductase family protein, yielding MMNMNILEAIQGRRSIRAFKQGPIDTETLTNIIIKAAIWAPSAGNNQILRYIVINDDILLHKIGLVSPGLSGNPPALIVVCQDSNEAQLKGGLQGPKFLAIADASMSSQNIILYAYSMGLGTCVVASFHSQAVQKILNLPQSIIPIFLISIGYPEYIPEKAPSRNKEIIWFNEYKK
- a CDS encoding M20/M25/M40 family metallo-hydrolase translates to MIQVDRMVHNFCEMVQISSESGEEQDFIQSLYVKFTNDLNANCQIDDYGNLIAKIPGRSCARGNVSPLLFAMHADTVKPGKGIKPNVLDGFVVSGGDTILGADCKAGIAEFIEAVQSANNYPPLEVVITREEEVGFGGAKNLNFNLITAKQGFLLDMDVLDKIVVGGPSHMFIDIEIIGKSAHAGMEPEKGISAIQAAAKAIAIVKDGRIDSETTSNIGIIQGGIIRNGVPENVVVKAETRSLNHEKCLSVSQIMKEVFEISARTMGAKAEVNLNLAYTAHRIPEDSSMVKIAQKALESVGINAQTVVITGGLESAIYNEKGIETIPLGNGVQNEHSTSEKIAISDMKTVVQILHYIFNYFCKD
- a CDS encoding ABC transporter substrate-binding protein, coding for MFSLKLKSKFIVLLLLFAVLMAFNTETMAQTEKIVRVVQSWPLYIDPAVGMDNVAATCIQNFYDTLLTIDENGVPQPKVAESWEFDSDTLTYTFKINNSIKFHNGDQLKASDVVFSLKRMIDIGEGWGYLFRGEIEDVSILDSENVKITLKRPIGPFLLYLSHVAIVNEKQVIENAKKEGPYGEYGDYGKDWLLMNVAGSGPYVLKEVNLAEHVIGVKNLNYWQEIDKDAPDSFKIMGVTEPVTVRTLIANKELEITDEWQPTENYEAMNKLPGVKVADLRTGAPLGLMFNTSKPPFDDVHFRRAAVYIFDYAVCQEQILPTSERARAMISPVIPGGDETLPLLEKDLDKAKAELAKSKYATQLDQYPIEFWWNSVVPDQEKIALLFQNNCQEIGIKVNIVKSSWTVFVDAAANPDTSPHIFPVIQSSIAYPEAGSILYQVYHSSSRGTWFNMHWLDDATQAEIDYLIEDAIATLDDSERHQKYQGIIRKILDLALDIIAVEMPQRHAYQAEYLMWPAANATETGEKINLMPGLRMLFKDMRFIY